TGTTATCATTGCGCTCTGCAGTCCGGAAAGAAACGAATGAAACACAGAATATGTCGGTGCGAAGAACCCGCCGCAAACGACAGCTGCCCTGTGGCTCGCCGCCGACCGCAAGCTGTGTTCAGCAGAGCAGATTATATTCTATTGACGAAGAAGATGACCGAAACACGAGTGCATATACTGACGAAGGACTTTTCATCGATCTGTATCTACGCTCATTAGAGGAGATGCTGGTGCATTTGCGAGAGCACAGACTGGACCAGCTTTCGCAAGAACAAAAAACGTTTATCAGCTCCAAGTTACATCTAGGAGCAAATGCGTTTGGCAATGGGCTTCAATCGCTTCCCTCGTCTAGTGGACAAATGCTTCCCCAAATCTTAGACGGAAATGGTTATGCTCCTGCATTCCGCTTTCAGCCGCTTGTCGTGGCCGTAAGTATTTTTGTCGCAGTCACGATAATTCGCTGCGTTCTAATATTAATGCAAGCCTTGATGCGGCTCTGCGACGTCACCATCAATGAGCAAGGATCTCAATTGGAAAGGGATGTATCGTTACCAGACGCATTTCCAAATGTTCGCAGTAAAAGCGCCTTCCTAGCACAAACCTCGCAACGCGCAACAAATACACCACAAATCACAACCACGGCACCGTTCAGGCCACCTATAAAAGAGGGATCACTGGCTAGTGCTGCCATGTAcactgcacgcgcaatcAAGTGCTCGCCACTTCCGCGCCAATGCGAACAGTTTCTCGTAATGGCCCGGGCCATTTTATTGCATCTGGAACTACGCTTCCACATTGCCCACACGGTTTTCTCATTCACACTTTACTGGATGGCATACACGACGAATTATATGAGACGAAACAACTTGGATTTACGACTGGCGCGATCTCTGCTAAACATCAGCGAGTCGTTCTACTTGGCACTGCAAGCCTACCGCGCCTAGACCATAGAatgtatcacgtgataatGAATGAagcggtgcggcgcatccttgtTTCATGGCCATGCTTGCCGTTTTTGCTCGGAGCTGGGCGCGTgtggcgccgcacacgcatactgtgcgcaatgcgtcGAACAGTGCATTTAGACCAGTTCCCAAGTCACTTCGTACGTCCCTTATAATCTAACCACAGCCAATATCACCACGCCGAAACAATTCCTGGAAGCCATCTcgaagcagcgccgcaaccTCGCTGAAAACTCTGCGTGTGTAGCTGCGGTGGGTGAGAATTGGGAAGACATGTTCCGCCTCACGTCTGAAAAGTTAAAAGGCGCAGGCATTTCCCCACAAGACCGCAAATATTTGCTGTGGTCGCTTGAAAAATTCCGCCAGCAGAAGCGTCCGTGCGATTTTGCATACGATGTAAAGAAGAAAAAGGTCGTACGTGGGTGCGGCCCGCGCGTCCAAAAAGGGTTCCGTATCCGTGGA
This is a stretch of genomic DNA from Malassezia vespertilionis chromosome 1, complete sequence. It encodes these proteins:
- a CDS encoding uncharacterized protein (EggNog:ENOG503P6Z4; COG:S) — its product is MAMLAVFARSWARVAPHTHTVRNASNSAFRPVPKSLPNITTPKQFLEAISKQRRNLAENSACVAAVGENWEDMFRLTSEKLKGAGISPQDRKYLLWSLEKFRQQKRPCDFAYDVKKKKVVRGCGPRVQKGFRIRGVPRPGERRA